The Elusimicrobiota bacterium sequence GGGTCCTTTTCTTTTTAAGCTATAATACTCCCATGCCGAACCCCTGCCGCACCGTTTCCATCGGTCCCATCCGCCTCGCCAACGACCGGCCCCTCGCCTTGATCGCCGGGACCTGCGTGGTGGAAAGCGAAGCGATGACTCGGCGTGTAGCGGCCCGCTTGCAGGACATGGCCCACCGCCTCCGGATCCCCTTCCTCTTTAAAGCGTCCTACGACAAAGCCAACCGATCCTCCAGCGCTTCCTACCGCGGGCCGGGCCCCGCCGAGGGCCTCGCGATCCTGGCCAAGGTGAAACGGGAACTAGGCCTGGCAGTGGTGACGGACGTCCATTCCGTTGAGGAAATCCCGGCCGCGGCCGCGGTGGCCGACGTGCTTCAGATCCCCGCGTTCCTTTGCCGGCAGACCGACCTGGTGGTATCCGCCGCCAAATCGGGGCGGGTGGTGAACGTCAAAAAGGGGCAATTCCTTTCCCCCTGGGACGCGGAGAACATCGTTCGGAAAGTGGAGGCGGCCGGGTCGGACCGCCTTCTCTTGACGGAACGGGGCGCGTCTTTCGGTTACAATAATTTGGTGGTGGACATGCGGAGCTTGGAGGTTCTGCGAGGGTTCGGCGCGCCAGTGGTTTTTGACGCGACGCATTCGGTTCAATTGCCGGGAGGAAAAGGGACCTCGTCAGGCGGCCAGCGGGAGTTTATT is a genomic window containing:
- the kdsA gene encoding 3-deoxy-8-phosphooctulonate synthase, encoding MPNPCRTVSIGPIRLANDRPLALIAGTCVVESEAMTRRVAARLQDMAHRLRIPFLFKASYDKANRSSSASYRGPGPAEGLAILAKVKRELGLAVVTDVHSVEEIPAAAAVADVLQIPAFLCRQTDLVVSAAKSGRVVNVKKGQFLSPWDAENIVRKVEAAGSDRLLLTERGASFGYNNLVVDMRSLEVLRGFGAPVVFDATHSVQLPGGKGTSSGGQREFIYPLARAAVAVGVAAVFMEVHPDPEKALSDGPNAVRLAHVPELMKRLLAIDRVVKRRGFVRNIFV